In Kitasatospora sp. NBC_00240, the following are encoded in one genomic region:
- a CDS encoding proprotein convertase P-domain-containing protein, with protein sequence MTPSGRRAVLHYRAGGNTKNLLLKPDSRSPSALAPPTGDGATGSWKLKITDSAKPGAGTLRHREPRVRTPT encoded by the coding sequence ATGACACCTTCCGGCCGTCGCGCCGTGCTCCACTACCGCGCGGGCGGCAATACCAAGAACCTGCTGCTCAAGCCGGACTCCCGGTCGCCGTCGGCACTCGCGCCGCCGACCGGCGACGGCGCCACCGGCAGCTGGAAGCTCAAGATCACCGACTCGGCCAAGCCCGGCGCAGGCACCCTGCGCCACCGGGAACCGCGGGTGCGGACGCCCACCTGA
- a CDS encoding response regulator transcription factor, producing MSAEVRRVAVVGDCPLFRRGLAQVIESATDLALVVAAGSVEEVERRLQGGDVVLVDVQLRPADLSAAVYRLAGRGAEVLVLCSPSQHDIVPPMEAGARGCLSRQAGELELLAAIRLVASGCGYVSAALAVRRWAEPECRVTDRERQILELVANGETDHGIAERLGISEHTVHSHLDRLRDKIGSRRRADLTRFAVAHDIVPNA from the coding sequence ATGAGTGCCGAGGTGAGACGGGTCGCCGTAGTCGGTGACTGCCCGCTGTTCCGGCGCGGGCTGGCCCAGGTGATCGAGTCCGCCACCGACCTGGCCCTGGTGGTGGCCGCGGGGTCGGTCGAGGAGGTGGAGCGCAGGCTGCAGGGCGGCGACGTGGTCCTCGTCGACGTGCAGTTACGGCCCGCCGACCTGTCCGCGGCGGTGTACCGGCTGGCCGGCCGGGGCGCCGAGGTGCTGGTGCTCTGCTCCCCGTCGCAGCACGACATCGTGCCGCCGATGGAGGCCGGTGCCCGTGGCTGCCTGAGCAGGCAGGCCGGCGAGCTGGAGCTGCTGGCCGCGATCAGGCTGGTCGCCTCGGGCTGCGGGTACGTGTCGGCCGCCCTCGCGGTGCGCCGCTGGGCGGAGCCGGAGTGCCGCGTCACCGACCGTGAGCGGCAGATCCTGGAGCTGGTCGCGAACGGCGAGACGGACCACGGGATCGCGGAGCGGCTGGGGATCAGCGAGCACACCGTGCACTCGCACCTGGACCGGCTGCGGGACAAGATCGGCTCCCGGCGTCGGGCCGACCTCACCCGCTTCGCGGTCGCCCACGACATCGTGCCGAACGCGTAG
- a CDS encoding phospholipase domain-containing protein — MKAPSCTANCAPPSRPVRPGTPAPRPAPPPDAGPARSASTSRARPTRRPHNDGTVGYPYTVYPNIVLPFAGTPFTVTPGASRTCTWDAARTNGRYDFTVHGPDGFVRRFAGTVIRDGQEGHNDVGVPIVTADPSNSARLTLQLANDGMTDICFTAAPNDFDGSAQTVWVKPGKQSRLVRPPDRQGHYDVTVTAGTGTRFTQRYAGRVH, encoded by the coding sequence ATGAAGGCGCCCAGTTGTACAGCCAACTGCGCACCACCCTCCCGACCCGTCCGACCCGGTACACCCGCCCCGCGCCCGGCGCCCCCGCCCGACGCCGGCCCGGCCAGGTCGGCGTCAACCAGCCGTGCTCGCCCGACGCGGCGACCTCACAACGACGGCACGGTGGGCTACCCCTACACCGTGTACCCGAACATCGTCCTCCCGTTCGCCGGCACCCCGTTCACCGTCACGCCCGGAGCGTCCCGCACCTGCACCTGGGACGCCGCGAGGACGAACGGACGCTACGACTTCACCGTGCACGGCCCGGACGGCTTCGTCCGCCGCTTCGCCGGCACGGTGATCCGGGACGGCCAGGAGGGCCACAACGACGTCGGCGTGCCCATCGTGACCGCCGATCCCAGCAACTCCGCCCGTCTGACACTGCAGTTGGCCAACGACGGGATGACGGACATCTGCTTCACCGCCGCGCCGAACGACTTCGACGGCTCGGCGCAGACCGTCTGGGTCAAGCCCGGCAAGCAGAGCAGGCTGGTCCGGCCACCGGACCGCCAGGGCCACTACGACGTCACCGTGACGGCCGGCACCGGCACCCGGTTCACCCAGCGCTACGCGGGCCGGGTGCACTGA
- a CDS encoding ABC transporter ATP-binding protein, translating to MSEQNVHQPQQQHQPQQQPTDDDRPGDDRPGADGEPGGPPDAGVGGTAPGRAAEVGHAGEELRFVPPGDAREAAGRTLSARVMLRRLPRLVRRTLGLAWRVDRRSTALLLVCQGLSGVLGAVALYATTGAIGALIAAGPVTGRLHQAGPSVALLAVSSAVRALLGAVVAGLSERLSPRIGREAELELLTVATAAELAAYDNPGYNDRWDAADRGAETARDLLGDAQNIIASTVSLAAAAGVLATLHPLLLPFLLLASLPQGVAAVRCARIYYLAMLDTVEDRRVLGLLRWFLVDKNTADQVRSDTVAAHLLDKYRRAGHRIDRTTDQASWKSARVTLLGSATAGFATALLWAVLLALLSGGMITVASAGTAVFALRTASNGLQGMVSHGARLYRLGLYLDDLFAFLDEAGGHRIERGDIRPGPPGVVELRGVGYSYQDAERPALADISLTVRRGEIVALIGENGSGKSTLLKLVSALYLPTEGVVEWDGVPTGSLDAQAAWRWTARVPQDFARWPMTARENIELGRPSERGDAAVREAAALCGADEVLGSLRNGLDTLLARQWWGGQELSAGQWQRFAVARSFFRSTRSPGLLILDEPTSALDPRAEHRIFKNLRELARDRAVLLVTHNLSNVVVADRIVVMREGRIIQQGGWDELSAAPGLFRELLDLQRDRSVPAQRRAASD from the coding sequence GTGTCCGAGCAGAACGTGCACCAGCCCCAGCAGCAGCACCAGCCACAACAGCAGCCGACGGACGACGACCGGCCCGGCGACGACCGGCCGGGTGCGGACGGCGAGCCCGGCGGCCCGCCCGACGCGGGCGTCGGGGGCACCGCCCCCGGCCGTGCGGCCGAGGTCGGGCACGCGGGGGAGGAACTCAGGTTCGTGCCGCCCGGGGACGCCCGGGAGGCCGCGGGCCGGACGCTGTCCGCCCGTGTGATGCTCCGCCGCCTGCCGCGGCTGGTCCGCCGTACCCTGGGCCTCGCCTGGCGGGTCGACCGGAGGTCCACCGCCCTGCTGCTGGTCTGCCAGGGACTCTCCGGGGTGCTGGGGGCCGTCGCCCTCTACGCCACCACCGGGGCCATCGGGGCCCTGATCGCGGCCGGTCCGGTCACCGGGCGGCTGCACCAGGCCGGCCCGTCGGTGGCCCTGCTCGCCGTCTCCAGCGCCGTCCGGGCGCTGCTGGGCGCGGTCGTCGCGGGCCTGTCCGAACGGCTCTCGCCGCGGATCGGACGGGAGGCGGAGCTGGAACTGCTGACCGTGGCGACCGCCGCCGAGCTCGCCGCGTACGACAACCCGGGGTACAACGACCGCTGGGACGCGGCGGACCGGGGCGCCGAGACCGCCCGGGACCTGCTCGGCGACGCGCAGAACATCATCGCGTCCACGGTCTCGCTCGCGGCCGCCGCCGGGGTGCTCGCCACCCTGCACCCGCTGCTGCTGCCCTTCCTGCTGCTGGCCTCGCTGCCGCAGGGCGTGGCGGCCGTACGGTGCGCGCGGATCTACTACCTGGCGATGCTGGACACCGTCGAGGACCGCCGGGTGCTCGGGCTGCTCCGCTGGTTCCTGGTCGACAAGAACACCGCGGACCAGGTGCGTTCGGACACCGTGGCCGCCCACCTGCTCGACAAGTACCGCCGGGCCGGCCACCGGATCGACCGGACCACCGACCAGGCCTCCTGGAAGTCCGCCCGGGTCACCCTGCTCGGTTCCGCCACCGCCGGGTTCGCCACCGCCCTGCTCTGGGCCGTCCTGCTGGCCCTGCTGTCCGGCGGGATGATCACCGTGGCCTCGGCCGGCACCGCGGTCTTCGCCCTGCGAACGGCCTCCAACGGCTTGCAGGGCATGGTCTCGCACGGCGCCCGGCTCTACCGCCTCGGGCTGTACCTGGACGACCTGTTCGCCTTCCTGGACGAGGCCGGCGGCCACCGGATCGAACGCGGTGACATCCGGCCCGGGCCGCCGGGGGTGGTGGAGCTGCGCGGGGTCGGCTACTCGTACCAGGACGCGGAGCGGCCGGCGCTGGCCGACATCAGCCTGACCGTCCGCCGCGGCGAGATCGTGGCCCTGATCGGGGAGAACGGGTCCGGCAAGTCCACCTTGCTGAAGCTCGTCTCGGCGCTCTACCTGCCCACCGAGGGCGTCGTCGAGTGGGACGGCGTGCCGACCGGGAGCCTCGACGCGCAAGCCGCCTGGCGCTGGACCGCCCGTGTCCCGCAGGACTTCGCCCGCTGGCCGATGACGGCCCGGGAGAACATCGAGCTGGGCCGGCCCTCCGAGCGCGGTGACGCGGCCGTCCGGGAGGCCGCGGCGCTCTGCGGCGCGGACGAGGTGCTGGGGTCGCTCCGCAACGGGCTCGACACCCTGCTCGCCCGTCAGTGGTGGGGCGGCCAGGAGCTGTCCGCCGGGCAGTGGCAGCGCTTCGCGGTCGCCCGGTCCTTCTTCCGCTCCACCCGGAGCCCCGGGCTGCTGATCCTGGACGAACCCACCTCCGCCCTCGACCCGCGGGCGGAGCACCGGATCTTCAAGAACCTGCGCGAGCTGGCGAGGGACCGGGCGGTGCTGCTGGTCACCCACAACCTGAGCAACGTGGTGGTGGCGGACCGGATCGTGGTGATGCGGGAGGGCCGGATCATCCAGCAGGGCGGCTGGGACGAACTCTCCGCCGCCCCCGGCCTGTTCAGGGAGCTCCTCGACCTCCAGCGGGACCGGTCCGTGCCCGCGCAGCGGCGGGCCGCCTCGGATTGA
- a CDS encoding amidase yields the protein MTGWTGRTAMEIAEAVRGRRVTPREVVAEHLALIERIDPQIGAFRKVLGERALRDADALAGHPDLAALPLAGVPVAVKDNLAVAGEATRNGSAATSDAPAADDHETVRRLRAAGAVVVGLTSVPELCVFGTTDSVFGTTRSPWDLARSAGGSSGGSAAAVAAAMVPIVVGNDGMGSIRIPAANCGVLGLKPGHGVVPAGLGVDGWSRMAENGPIATCVADARLLLAVLGGAAAGSGAAPADGPAAAAPGDGSPLRVALSVRCPTRGIGVAADRTAAVRDTGRHLAAAGHRVTAAEAPYPFWLGAASVARWLAGTAADARGLDPALLAPRTRRHVALGRAVTRAGLVRPAQRTRWQDRMERFFVHHDVLVTPALARVPPPAVSWHTRGWAANVLSNIRYAPFSHPWNLARWPALVLPVPSQAPGPASGGLPASVQLVAPPGGEELLLALAAERPLGPAPPPPDAPPAGARARCTPPQGQAGAKVRRSWATSSSGSAGWQRAPR from the coding sequence ATGACAGGCTGGACCGGCCGGACGGCCATGGAGATCGCCGAGGCCGTCCGGGGCCGGCGGGTGACGCCGCGCGAGGTGGTGGCCGAGCATCTGGCCCTGATCGAGCGGATCGACCCGCAGATCGGGGCCTTCCGGAAGGTGCTCGGCGAGCGCGCGCTCCGGGACGCGGACGCCCTCGCCGGGCACCCGGACCTCGCCGCGCTCCCGCTCGCCGGAGTGCCCGTCGCGGTCAAGGACAACCTGGCGGTGGCGGGCGAGGCGACCCGCAACGGATCGGCCGCGACCTCCGACGCCCCGGCCGCCGACGACCATGAGACGGTCCGGCGGCTACGCGCGGCCGGCGCCGTGGTCGTCGGCCTGACCTCGGTGCCCGAACTCTGCGTGTTCGGCACCACCGACAGCGTCTTCGGCACCACCCGGAGCCCCTGGGACCTCGCCCGCAGCGCCGGCGGCTCCTCCGGCGGCAGCGCCGCCGCGGTGGCCGCGGCCATGGTCCCGATCGTGGTCGGCAACGACGGCATGGGCTCGATCCGCATCCCGGCCGCCAACTGCGGCGTCCTCGGGCTCAAACCCGGCCACGGCGTCGTGCCCGCGGGCCTGGGCGTCGACGGATGGTCACGAATGGCCGAGAACGGCCCGATCGCCACCTGCGTCGCCGACGCCCGCCTGCTGCTCGCCGTGCTCGGCGGCGCCGCGGCCGGGTCCGGCGCGGCCCCCGCGGACGGCCCGGCGGCCGCGGCCCCTGGTGACGGCTCGCCGCTCCGGGTGGCGCTGTCCGTCCGCTGCCCCACCCGGGGCATCGGGGTGGCCGCGGACCGCACCGCCGCGGTCCGGGACACCGGCCGGCACCTCGCCGCCGCCGGGCACCGGGTGACCGCCGCGGAGGCGCCCTATCCGTTCTGGCTGGGGGCCGCCTCGGTCGCCCGCTGGCTCGCCGGCACGGCGGCGGACGCCCGCGGCCTCGACCCGGCGCTGCTCGCCCCTCGGACCCGCCGCCATGTCGCACTCGGACGCGCCGTCACCCGGGCCGGCCTGGTCCGCCCCGCCCAACGCACCCGTTGGCAGGACCGGATGGAACGGTTCTTCGTCCACCACGACGTCCTGGTCACGCCCGCGCTGGCCCGGGTGCCCCCGCCGGCCGTGAGCTGGCACACCCGCGGCTGGGCCGCCAACGTACTCTCCAACATCCGCTACGCGCCGTTCAGCCACCCCTGGAACCTCGCCCGCTGGCCCGCGCTCGTCCTGCCCGTGCCGAGCCAGGCTCCCGGTCCGGCGTCCGGTGGGCTGCCGGCCTCCGTCCAGCTGGTCGCGCCGCCGGGCGGTGAGGAGCTCCTCCTCGCGCTGGCGGCGGAGCGGCCGCTCGGGCCCGCGCCCCCGCCGCCCGACGCGCCCCCCGCCGGTGCCCGTGCCCGCTGCACGCCGCCCCAGGGTCAGGCCGGGGCGAAGGTCCGGCGCAGCTGGGCCACCAGTTCGTCCGGGTCGGCGGGGTGGCAGCGGGCGCCGAGGTAG
- a CDS encoding FAD-dependent monooxygenase gives MGDTEVLVVGAGPVGLTAAAELRRRGVDCRIVDKLAEPQPYAKAVGIQPRTLEIWDAMGLAREALDAALPMLGQLTVVDGKPGPRIDLDLPADIPYGFAAIPQYTTERLLTAHLAGYGTAVERGTELIDLGQDGDGVRAVLRTPEGREDVQARYLIGCDGAHSPVRRAMGIRFDGDAFPEQYMLGDVEVDWDLPAGFGLRVVHHDAEGRIDDVLVCIPLPGRKRYRMSMLVPAELEAVAAVGGTNGEVAHGLESGRTPQLRHIQTVLDRLSPTPTTASELRWSSVFRISHRLVDRYREGRVFLAGDAAHIHPPTGAQGMNTGVQDAYNLAWKLALVVSGAAEDGLLDTYQAERHPIGEEVVGRTVRHARAGVESDTDDFTTTLLREAQLLVNYRGSSLVDGTAAEGEAGPAPGDRAPDCGGLLRDLARYPLRLFDLLRGPHHTLLLHAGPDTPTELLHRCAEAATAAAHGLLDVYVVLAPDARPDGVRLPCVQDSDGAFAAVYAARPGEAVTIRPDGYLGARCHPADPDELVAQLRRTFAPA, from the coding sequence ATGGGCGACACCGAGGTGCTGGTGGTAGGAGCGGGCCCGGTCGGCCTGACCGCCGCGGCTGAACTGCGACGACGCGGTGTCGACTGCCGGATCGTCGACAAACTCGCCGAACCGCAGCCCTATGCCAAGGCCGTCGGCATCCAGCCCCGGACACTGGAGATCTGGGACGCGATGGGCCTGGCCCGCGAGGCCCTGGACGCTGCCCTCCCGATGCTCGGCCAGCTGACCGTCGTCGACGGGAAGCCCGGCCCGCGGATCGACCTGGACCTGCCGGCGGACATCCCGTACGGCTTCGCTGCGATCCCGCAGTACACGACCGAACGGCTGCTGACCGCCCACCTCGCGGGGTACGGCACCGCCGTCGAGCGCGGGACGGAGCTGATCGACCTCGGCCAGGACGGCGACGGCGTCCGGGCCGTGCTCAGGACGCCGGAGGGCCGCGAGGACGTCCAGGCCCGCTACCTGATCGGATGCGACGGCGCGCACAGTCCGGTCCGCCGGGCGATGGGGATCCGCTTCGACGGCGACGCCTTCCCGGAGCAGTACATGCTCGGGGACGTCGAGGTGGACTGGGACCTGCCGGCCGGCTTCGGTCTGCGCGTCGTCCACCACGACGCCGAGGGCCGCATCGACGACGTGCTGGTCTGCATCCCGCTCCCCGGCCGCAAGCGCTACCGGATGTCCATGCTGGTACCGGCCGAGCTGGAGGCCGTGGCGGCGGTCGGCGGCACCAACGGGGAGGTCGCGCACGGGCTGGAGTCCGGCCGCACCCCGCAGCTGCGACACATCCAGACCGTCCTGGACCGGCTCTCCCCCACCCCGACCACCGCCTCCGAGCTGCGCTGGTCGTCCGTCTTCCGGATCAGCCACCGCCTGGTCGACCGCTATCGCGAGGGCCGGGTCTTCCTCGCCGGGGACGCCGCCCACATCCACCCGCCCACCGGCGCGCAGGGGATGAACACCGGCGTGCAGGACGCCTACAACCTGGCCTGGAAGCTGGCCCTGGTCGTCAGCGGGGCGGCCGAGGACGGCCTGCTCGACACCTACCAGGCGGAACGGCACCCGATCGGCGAGGAGGTCGTCGGCCGTACCGTGCGGCACGCCCGGGCCGGCGTCGAGTCCGATACCGACGACTTCACCACCACCCTGCTGCGCGAGGCCCAGCTGCTGGTGAACTACCGGGGCAGCTCGCTGGTCGACGGCACCGCCGCCGAGGGGGAGGCCGGCCCCGCCCCCGGCGACCGGGCACCCGACTGCGGCGGGCTCCTGCGCGACCTCGCCCGGTACCCGCTGCGCCTGTTCGACCTGCTCCGCGGGCCGCACCACACGCTGCTCCTGCACGCCGGACCGGACACCCCGACGGAGCTGCTGCACCGCTGCGCCGAAGCGGCGACGGCGGCCGCGCACGGCCTGCTGGACGTCTACGTCGTACTCGCGCCGGACGCCCGGCCGGACGGCGTCCGGCTGCCCTGCGTCCAGGACAGCGACGGCGCCTTCGCCGCCGTGTACGCGGCCCGCCCCGGCGAAGCCGTCACCATCCGGCCAGACGGCTACCTCGGCGCCCGCTGCCACCCCGCCGACCCGGACGAACTGGTGGCCCAGCTGCGCCGGACCTTCGCCCCGGCCTGA